One part of the Streptomyces lienomycini genome encodes these proteins:
- a CDS encoding ChaB family protein, with protein MPGRQEVPSTLERSPREARRTWIEAHDSAVREYGEGERAHRVAYGALKHTYEKVGDHWERKEGGRKGPSDPRSGRPRGRGGRSGEGVDEKASKEHLYGVARRLGVEGRSKMSKADLLAAIRKANRSRTRASRSE; from the coding sequence ATGCCGGGACGACAGGAAGTCCCGTCGACCCTGGAGCGCTCCCCGCGGGAGGCGCGGCGGACCTGGATCGAGGCCCACGACTCGGCCGTTCGGGAGTACGGCGAGGGCGAGCGGGCCCACCGGGTGGCGTACGGGGCGCTGAAGCACACGTACGAGAAGGTCGGCGACCACTGGGAGCGCAAGGAGGGCGGCCGCAAGGGTCCCTCCGACCCCCGGTCCGGGCGGCCCCGCGGACGGGGCGGGCGCAGCGGCGAGGGCGTCGACGAGAAGGCGTCCAAGGAGCATCTGTACGGCGTCGCCCGGCGTCTGGGCGTCGAGGGCCGTTCGAAGATGTCGAAGGCGGATCTGCTCGCGGCGATCAGGAAGGCCAACCGTTCGCGGACGCGAGCGTCACGCTCGGAGTGA